In Drosophila miranda strain MSH22 chromosome XR, D.miranda_PacBio2.1, whole genome shotgun sequence, the genomic window CGCAGCAATATCAAAGTTTTGTTTAACTAAATTAAAAATTGAGCAAATTATACGTAAAAACGCGCAAGAAAAACTGCAATGCTGCGCCTACATaattaaaacaaaacacaccagtgtgaccgcggacttatcgCTACGTCCGACCCTCAGGGATATAGCGAAACATACcatctcattttaaaaatataccgtaaatatactgacgaattcaagttctattgtACATATtactcgtttttgatattccgtggaatattactagctatatagaacatttagccataccatcataattttatacgattgatgaatcaattttttgTTTAACTGGTGTGTTCTTAATACTtgtttttattgcattttgcttAACAAGAGGTTTTAGCAaaataagtcaaacaaaaaacaagtagcgaaataggtcaatcaaaacaaacgaaaaatgaaattgctcaattttgatattccattgaataatgctgactaactaaatctctcagcaatgcccacatagttttattggatagtttttaatccttgcttttattgtatttattgtaaaaaaaggtttaagcgaaaaagttcaacaacaaaaagagtCGCTATATTGCGTGTAAGCCGTAGTATAGCCTTTGTACaccctattttgttaattttatatgaaagtataaatattgatatgaagataaaacgtaactaataaagaccttttctcaaattggcatttttttagacatattcatgtatatgaTGAGTGATTTGTATACAGAGGTGGTCAAAAGTATTTACACAAAGACCTTTTTTTTGCAAGTTCAAGTTTaggagttgtttttgttgttgttgaaatcaaaatacaaaaaaagctTTACGGGCAAAAAGCTTGATCTACTAGGAATTGGTTAAAAGAAGAATTGGAAAAATAACTGTTAATGGGCTAAAAATAGAAGCATGTGAACTGTTGTCAAAAGTATTTACACAAATTTGCATTGCTTCAGAAGTATTTACACAATGCAAATTAGAGCTTATTCTTAGACTTGGTTTGACTTAGTGCAGTCGTTTTTTCGTTTATTGCAGTTGCAATaagtaaatttaatttaaaatttaaaattaacttAGTAAAATGGTGAAGACAAAGGAGTTGTCTGTTGAAACTCGATCCGAGATCGTTACAAAATTTAAAAGCGGGGTTTCAGCGTCGGAACTGGCCAAAACTtacaaaatttgtagaaaAACCGTTTATAATCTGGAAAAGAAAAAGGACACGAATGGAAACTTACAGAACTTAAAAAGAAGTGGAAGGAAACAAGCGATGGATGAACGGGAATGTAGACGTTTAATTGGCATAGTCGATAAAAATCCGTCGATAAGCCCAGTTAAATTGTCTGCAGATTCGCAACAATTGATTGGCAAAAAAGTCTGTGATGCTACAATACGTCGGAGATTGAAGGAGATCGACATACGAACGTATACAGTgcgaaaaataatataaatttccGAGGCAAATAAAGCAAAACGCCTCTCATTCGCATTGGAATACGTTAAAAAACCAAAGGAGTTTTGGTACAATGTTTTATGGACAGATGAAGTAGCTTTCCAGTTCCAAGGCTCATTTTGTAAAAGAATTATGCATCTACGACAAGCAAAACAACAAAGTGCAGTGCAACCATTAAACAGATTTGGTGGAGGCACAGTGATGTTCTGGGGGTGCATGTCTTACTACGGATTTGGAGACTTTGTTCCAATAGAAGGCACTCTGAATCAGACCCGGTATCTCGTTATACTGAATGAACATGCTTTTGTGTCTGGTGACAGGCTATTTCCCATCTCCGACTGGATTTTACAGCAAGACAATGCTCCATGCCACAAGGGATCGGCACCTTCAAAATTTTTACGAGATCTCAATGTGGCTGTTCTTCCCTGGCCTGCGCAGAGCCCTGATCTCAATATCATAGAAAATGTTTGGTCGCTTATTAAAGGACAAAGAACAATTGATAAAAACCGAAAACGCGACGCTACCATCGAGGAAGTAAAGGAAATTTGGTCGAAATTGGAACTTGGATATGCTCGCCACTTAGTGGAATCAGTACCAGCCAGGTTGCAAGCAGTTATTGATGCCAAAGGTGgaattacaaaatattaatcattattattattattcatccaacaaatttaaaaaaaaaaatcattaaatcaTAATAAAAAATTAGCTTAAAGTTTTGTGTAAATACTTCTGCAGCATTAAAAATGTGTGTAAATAATTTTGACAACTGATAAGCATCACTTAATTTGCTTCTCCTTATTCGCACAAACAGTTATCTTTTCCAATTCTTCTCTCATTCAATTGCTAGTAGATCAATCTTTTTGGCctaaaagttttttttttatttagcTTTCAACAACCTCAGGAAAAGCTCCTGAAATTGaacatgcaaaaaaaaactcgtTGTGTAAATACTTTTGACCAACCCTGTATATaactcgatcctgatacctattcttggtcCCTACAAGAAGACAATAAGCCTTAAAATATCGttaaaatattgaaaataatattaaataatattgaataatattaaaatatattgaaaataaattgtttttgcctgggatgacaaacatattcacaattctataacatccatttcccccagggtatgtgtgcatggaatgggactcattgttgtgAACCGGTTATTACAGATTCTACccgattcaaataaataccgaaacataccatctcattttaaaaatataccgtaaatatactgacgaattcaagttatattttacCTATTCCTagtttttgatcttccgtcgaatattcgtcaaaacatttagccatgcccaaaTATTTTATTCgattaatcaattttctacttaactggcttattctaaatacttgcttttattgcattttgcgtaaaacaaggttttagcgaaatgtaggtccaacaaaaaaaaaacgaaagaggatAGTCGTTCCTATtgttaaattttgatattccgtcgaatattattagctagatAAAACATTttgccatgcccacataattttatacgatttatgaatcaattttttacCCAACTGGCTTATTCTAAATATGCTAGATTTCACAAAAATACAAGCATTTTTATTAGTCAGTATTTACTTCTGACCAAAGCTTTCTGTACTTTGCCAAGGGCCTAAGTGAATTTTTTAGTACAATTAAAAAAGGCTAGATTTAAGGCTATATGCATTTTCATAATATTTCAAGCATATCCGTTTTTAAATAAGCTAGATCTGGCCTTAAATAGGCTAAAATGGCAACACTGTGCGCATAGGCCAGTGTTGCACGCCGACACAGAAACAAAAGTTAAAAATTGCAGCCGCAAGTGAAGGTATTTCAACAGTCATTTTCAAGTTTATTATGTAAATTCGCGTGCCATTGATGCAAAAGTAAATTCGTCTTTATGTCATTGCAGTTGTTAAAAGCGCTCTTCTATCAGCGCAGCGCTAGAGGCCTTATTTACCAGCTAACCAAAGCAACGTGGAGCGAGCACATTGCCAGCAGGGCACACGCGAAATTATTTTTCTGCACAACCTCCTCCCACGCCGCCGCCTCTCCGACCCAGCCAAAGACTTGGGGCTCCAAGAAGCAGAACCGCAGCGTGAAACTACGAGCGAAGGCAGCAGATTTCATCATGTCGAATCCAGAGATTGAAGCACAACTGGCGCCGCTGCGTGAGCGGGTGCAGGAGCAGGGAAACCTGGTGCGATCGCTCAAAGAAGCCGGTGCCGCCGAGCTGGACGTCAAAAAGGCAGTGGCGGAGCTGAAGGCGAGAAAGAAGTTGCTCGAGGATAAAGAGCTGGCCCTGACCCCCAGCGTGGTTAGCTTCGACCGAGCCAAAATGGAAGATCTGCTGAAGCGTCGCTTCTTCTACGACCAGAGCTTTGCCATATACGGCGGCATCACCGGCCAGTACGACTTCGGACCCATGGGCTGTGCCCTCAAGTCGAATATTTTGTCACTGTGGCGTCAGTACTTTGCCCTGGAAGAGCAGATGCTGGAGGTTGACTGCTCAATCCTCACCCCGGAGCCAGTTCTGAAAGCGTCTGGGCATGTAGAGCGCTTTGCTGATCTGATGGTGAAGGACGTCAAGACCGGTGAATGCTTCCGACTAGATCATCTCATCAAGCAGGCCCTGGAGAAGCTATCGAAGGCCAAGGAGGCCACCCCAGCGCTGCAGGCAGAGTGCGAGGACATCATCATCAAGCTGGATGGTCTCAACAAGCAAGAGCTGGCCGATGTCCTGGCCAAGTACAGCATTAAGTCGCCCCTCACTGGCAACGACCTGACCGAACCCATCGAGTTCAACCTGATGTTTGCAACCCAGATCGGACCCACTGGCCTGGTGAAGGGCTTCCTCCGTCCTGAGACGGCCCAGGGTATTTTTGTGAACTTCAAGCGCCTGCTGGAATTCAACCAGGGCAAGCTGCCCTTCGCCGTGGCCCAGATTGGCAACTCCTTCCGCAACGAAATCTCCCCCAGGTCGGGTTTGATACGTGTGCGGGAATTTACCATGGCGGAAATCGAGCACTTCTGTGATCCCACGCAGAAGGACCATCCCAAGTTCGGCAACGTGAAGGACGAGAAGATGACTCTGTACTCGGCCTGCAACCAAATGGACGGCAAGTCGGCCACCCAGCTTGCCATTGGCGAAGCCGTCTCCGCCAAGCTGGTGGCCAACGAGACGTTGGGCTACTACATGGCCCGCATCCAACAGTTCCTGCTGGCCATTGGCATCAAGCCGGAATGCCTGCGCTTCCGGCAGCACATGAGCAACGAGATGGCCCACTATGCCTGCGACTGTTGGGACGCCGAGATCCTCACCTCATACGGCTGGGTGGAGTGTGTGGGCTGTGCGGACAGGAGTGCATACGACCTGGGCCAGCATACAGCTGCCACCGGTGTCCGGCTGGTGGCCGAGAAGCGTCTGCCGGCGCCCAAGACGGTGGAGGTCAGTGAGATCGTCCCCAACAAGCAAGCGCTGGGCAAGACCTTTAAGAAGGAGGCCAAAACAATAACAGAGGCCCTGGCCAAGTTGTCGTTGGAGGAGATCAGCAGGGCGGAGCAAGAGCTCAACGCGAACGGACAGTACAAGCTGATCCTGGCCGATGGAAACACTTACGAGCTGGCCAAAGATACCATCAGCGTGAAGCATTCTTCGAAGACGGTCCACGTGGAGGAGTTCATCCCGAGTGTGGTAGAGCCGTCTTTCGGTATCGGTCGGATTATGTATGCTCTTTTGGAGCACAGCTTCCAGTGCCGCGAAGGCGATGATCAGCGCTGCTACTTCACCCTGCCACCGCTCGTGGCCCCTCTCAAGTGCTCGATCCTGCCCTTGTCTAACAATGCAGAATTCCAGCCCTACACACAGAAGCTCTCCTCGAGCCTCACCAAGGCCGAGCTGTCGCACAAGGTGGACGATTCGAGTGGCTCGATCGGTCGGCGATATGCCCGCACAGACGAGATTGCCATACCCTACGGCATCACCGTGGACTTTGATACGCTGAAGGAACCCCACACGGTCACTCTTCGTGACCGCAACACCATGAAGCAAGTGCGCGTGGGCCTGGAGCAGGTGGTCGGTGTTGTCAAGGACCTGGCCACGGCACGTACCAGCTGGGAGCAGGTTGTTGCGCAGTACCCAGTCTTCGAGCAGCAGGAGGCCACAAAGTAAATCGGCGTCGCGAGATTTCAATGCCATGCTTGACATGCATTTACATTTACAGAATAATCCATTTTCTAATTATTTTATACGTACGATTATCGCAACACACCCCAAAGTGGGCTATCAACCAACAATAAAATGCTTTGCACGCTACAATGGATTTATTTATTCGGCACCCAACATCGTTCTTACCGTGATTTGAATCTAACGGCCTGTCGGTCGTTTACCAACATTTAAGTCCTTGTCTctcattcactttcaaacCATTTCTATCTGGCGCTCAAGTTTGGTGATAtttgctcttttttttgggATTTTTTCTCTATTTTGTGGTGGGAAATCCTCTCTTCGTGAAGGGATTTTTCGTCGGAACAAGTTCCCTGCAACAATGAGACACCCCTGTAGAACCAAAGGGGTCAATTTACCCCTATCGAACTAGTTCCGCGCCGTTTACCGCGCAACTAGTTACCCGGGATtcgaacgcggaccaggtcttcgtcgactacaatgtactagttctgcaactagttacgcgggaagcgaacgcggaccagtcgaaaaagaaccgaaaCACGAAGCCGCCTTCATTTtgttttcgaagtcgacaacTAACCGCTATCCCGTGGAATTATGAAGAAAACCCGAACAAGAGTAACAATACAGTGCTCACTCAATTAGTTGTTACCGATGCCACGCCATGCAATATGCATCAAAATGGTAATTTAatcgtgatattttactgTACTTGCGCTCGTGGAATGCAAGAGACAAGAATTTACACAAACTAAATGTATTTGTTCTCCGCGCGTTTGCTTTTTGCgttgatttttttttcactTCTGTGCGTGATCTTTTGCTGGAAGAGTTATTTTTGTTTCAATCTGATTAATATCAATTATAAAGTAAGAAAACTATAAGtaaaaaattcaaattaataaataaactaATAAAGAAGTACGTTCAGATATACATATTATATATTTGAAACAAAATGATAAGCAATAGGCATTTTCGTAGACTCCGAAAGAGTGAAAGGGAAGCTAACCTTGCAAAGTTAGCGCTTTGCAGTGAAGGAAAAGTGATAGGAAAATTGGAAGAAAAAGAATTGGCTGAAACAGGAATTCAGATTGAAGAGAAGGAATTAGCTTATGAAAATACCGAGATTCAGCCAAACAAATCGCCATTAAATGATGAACTTAGTCAGTGGTTTATTGAGCAAAGGCCAAAGCGTGCATGTGTATCACCAAAAAAAGGTATGGGCTTTTCCATGCCGAGCAATGGTAAGTATATTTTATTTCATAATAAAAAAAAGCTAATACgatttttccagaaaatgagGAAGGTAAAACCTGCTCTGACGTTTTAAATGAGCTCAAAAAAACAACCGGTAAATATAAACTTTGTTTCCAATGAATAGTggaataattaaatatttatatactttTAGAAACTCTGCAATTGGAGAATGCAGCTATTCGTGGTAAGACTTATAAAGATTAAtggaaaaatatttttataatcaaattttattattatttattattatataaagctaataaatagttaaaacTAGGTATTAACAGGGTATGGGGCTATAGCTGCTGAGGCCTTAAGCTCACTATAGTATTATTATACGTTTGAGGATGTATGtacttatatacatatgtacagggTTGGTTCTATACGTTATTATATGTTGTGGAGGAATTATTATCTAAAATACTAattgtgtatatgtatatgtacaggGATGATTGTTTATGAGGTTATATGTAGTGAATGATTTTAGATTGGTCTAGATAGTTGAGGATTATTTTTGCGTTTTTGGTGTTAGGGTTGGAGATGTATTGCATGGGGTCGGTGTTATGGAATATTGAGGATCTTTGAAGAGAGAGGGCGGGGCATGTGTATATTATGTGTCTTATGTCTATGGTTGGGTTGTGGCACAGTGGGCATGCGTTGGAGGATGTTTTATCCATGTAGTGGGCATTGGTGAATCTTGTGTGCCCTAGTCTCAATCTATTTAGGATGACTTGGTGTCTTCTGTTAAGGTTGTTTAGGTTTTTGGGGGGAGGATGAGTGGAAGATAGGTTGATAACTTGTTGGTACCAGGGGGAAGTCTTAGTGAGGAGGTCTGTTTGTTTAGTTATGAGGATTTTCGTGGTAAGACTTATAAAGATTAATGGAAAAATATTTGTATAATCAAATTAATTAACAACATTGTTTTTATGTAGATCAATTACAAAAGGTGCTCCAAATTTTGGCGGATCAAACTGATTTGATCAAACAGCAGGTCAAGGAGAAAGGGGAAATGAATCCCATTCGGGAACATTTCCCAATCAAATCTGAAGAGCAGTTAATAGAATTGgaggaaaaaataaaattaaataggAGCATTTATGTAAGTAAATCTGTACTCTAAATTATATGACCTTTTTCTCTGTCTTATCTTTATATTTTATGGTTTATTTACAGATAACAGAAATGAAATCAGTTCTGCAGCCAACTGGCGTTTTAAGCAGTTTAAGCTTTATTATGAGCGAGGAAATCGTTCTGGCATATAATGTCGATGGGGTCCAAGGGAAGAAGGCACTTAGGTCCCACAAGGAATTTTTTGCAGCTTTGCTaggtaaaataccatttacacTTCTAGAGTTTAAAATTGTTCAAATtatataatacaaaaataattacAGAATGTATTCCGCCTGGAGAGGAGAACTCCGAAGGCATTTTACGGAAAGCAATGCAGAGGATGAAGAAGAAGTTTTTCAAAAAGAAATATATGGAAATGGACTAGGCTAAGCTACATACAATTTAATATTATACGTTTATATTGGAAGAcattgtatttttatttttgtgttatTCACTGGTAGCTAGGTCAGGGCTAGCTACGGGTAATCGAGTGGGGAACTAGTTGCTGGCTTTCTACTGGTAACTAGTTCGGAACTACCTCCTGAGCAATCGAGTAATCGGGTAATCGAGCGCGAACCAGGGTGGTGTGCACCTATACATTAAAATATATATGCTGGAGGCACACATACCCTCTAGTACCAGGCAACTAGTTCCGCACTGGTGCCGCACTAGCTACCATTCTCACCTCCCTGGTTCCAGATCGATTACCCGCAATGTATTTCAGCGGAGAATTTAACACATGCATTTCCTAGGGCGGAACCACCCCTGGTTCCCGCTCGATTCCCCTTCGATTACCCGTAAAGTTGCTCAGGAGGTAGTTCCGAACTAGTTACCAGTAGAAAGCCAGCAACTAGTTCCCCACTCgactacccttcgattacctgTAGCTATAGCTAGTTATAACAAGAAACCTAAAACCATGCGAAATTCTCATACTCATATACTAACAAGCGCCGCTGCGCTGGCTGGCTAGTACCGTACCCTTAAGCCAGAGCTGAAGTCCCTGGGACCTCCTTTTGAGAAATCGACGTGTGACGCTTTCAtggtatgaactggcacatctatatactgtatatttcggtatatttatgagggtcagaccgtatatAATACTGACTTAAAAAAAGATTATGGACAACAGGCAAAAACAGTCAAGAAAAATTGCAAGTTTCGTTCGAAACCTCATCTCGCGTGTGAGTACAACATGCCTTGCAGACAAAATCGGCAAGGTACATTGGATTGGGTACGTTGGCAGTTGGGGTAGACTTCGCCTTGCATGCGCTGCATTTTCTGGGCCGTTTTGCCTGATGTCCACACCCTCTTTTTCCTTCCGTtatgtagcaaatgtgtaGGAACCATGTAGAATGGTAATGTAAAATGTAAAAATTCGATAAACctttggaaaaaaaaaactaacgCGCCACGTGCAGGAGAGATTGAATATTTGTCTACATCTGTGAATCTAAGAAGTAAACGTGCGCAAATATGAAATACATCCTGGTCACTGGCGGCGTCATAAGCGGTGTGGGCAAGGGCGTCATTGCTTCCTCGTTTGGAACTCTGCTTAAGTCGTGCCAACTTGATGTGACATCCATCAAAATTGATCCGTACATCAATATAGATGCTGGAACGTTTTCTCCTTACGAGCATGGTGAGTTAATGGGGCCCAGTAACAATGAAGATACAtaaatgtacatatacatTTGCACGATACCTTAAGCATCAGGAAAATAtccatatgtatgtgcatagaTTTTTCTTGGCAATTTTTCAATACATCTTGTCTGTATTTGAGGACATCTGTGTGGGAGTGTCGatacatgtatatatatgCAGGAGGTGCCTCctctcttgttgttgttgttggtgtcgAAGGTCACGCGGCTCGGCTTGTTGCAACTTTGCCAGCGTCGCCGCCACATGGTGGTGTATGGGAGTGTGAGTGTCTTGCTGTAgtatttttgtttgtatttATCAAGATGTCACTGACTGAAAGCAACAATTTTGATTGATCGTATACATTACAAGTTGGAACAAGATGCAAAATATACAAACTGTAAATACTTATAGTAAAACAACTGCGTCGCGGCTAAGCAAGATTACAATAGAGCTTTTTTACGGCACCGAAAGCTTTTTGCAAGCACGCGGAATACGACAAAATTATATATCTAAACCGCTTACTCTCTGTttatgtctctctctttcgaaAAGTCGCCCTCAGCCGGCATCCGGTTGCTTGTCGTttcgttgctgttgttgctctcTTTTTCTTGCACTTGACATTGAAAATGAAAGTTTTTCTTTACTCTTTCCTTTCCTGTTTAGCCTCTCTGCTTTGTTTGCTTGCTTATTTTCGTTGCTTGTATTTACTGTTGTCGCAGGTTGTGTGATTGAAGGAATGTGCTGGGGGGTTGGCAGTGTTGGCGGGCGAAATATGTACGCTCGCGGGCACATCGATTTGTTTGATAATAAataaaacgaaacaaaaaaaagcgaAAGTTCATAAATTGGTATTTTCTCATGCAGTTCTAGGAGAGGGTGCTATCTGATAAATTGAATGCTAATTATATTTTCTGCGAGGTTACAGGCAACTTTACAACTCTGCGGCTCTGCTGCACTCTAAACAgacacacaaaacacacactcaCAGAAGAAAGCTCCTTCACCAAATGGCACGGCAGCAACAACTGCAACGCAACTGAAATGTGCCTATGCAACGTGCCAATTCGAGTGTGTGTTCGCATGTGTGTGGTTGAGGGCGAATTCGTACATGGGTACCTCCTGGAAATTAAGGGCCCATCTACACGTGTCAACAACTcaacgtacatatgtatacaaatTAAGCAAGATCATAATTTTGTATTGTGCATACGAGGGCTGCTCCAAAAGTTCCGTAGACTTGGCTGTTTTTAATATGAAGAGGTCAAAATCGACACTTCCATTTATAAGTTTGGCATTTCTTGACCAAATCGTGCTTAGCACTTTTTATTCTACGTTTTATATAATTTAACGATAAACGAAACATGCCTCTTggataaaaatgaaatcaacACAAGCAAATTTTCGTGTCATGATTTTCTACGATTTTCGATCTACTTAGTTCAAGTTTTGGTAATGAAGCACCATGCATTGCCACTGCGAAAACTGGTAGAACAAATTCAGAAGTATTGCGTCCTTCGCTAAAGAACGAATCTCCGTTCTCTGTTGCACCGGAAAAATGGATGCTGTGCGGGATTGGCTATTGCAATTATGTCATATAAAATACCATGAGATAGAGGCATCTTTCGGCATTAAAGGGACACAGATACATTCAGCATTTAGCATGAAGAGTTGGCCGGCAAGAAGAATTTCGCTCTTGAGATACAGCATAAGTTGACACTGAAAAATGTGCTTTGGAGATTGGTTTTAGCGGATGCTAACATTATCATGGATAATATTTTGAAGAGCAATAAAATCATCTTCAATGATATTTCGTCGTTCTTTCACTTTTAGGCTACGGACTTAAAGAGCAGCCTTCGTATGCATTGCAGTTGAACACATTTTCCGCATATCCTTTTCCCTTCGCCTTGCTTGCTTTACCAGCATAATAGGGTGCCCCACACAAACTTTTGTTTGAAGAGAGTGACAGCCGCACTGACGTTTTACTCACATGTAAATATTTAGATAAGTTGCTAGAGAAAGTCTTAGTTGCATGCCCTTAAAATACAAGGATTCTATGGATTATGAAAAGTTATTACTACAAATAATCTGCTTATTCACGAAATAAGACTATGTCCAATAATATAAGACATTTTTAGAACTTAAAGAATACCTTACATCAGAGGTCGGCacgaattttttttttgcaagcAAAACGTAAATGAGGTCATCGCACCTATGCACATAATGCCGACCGCTGGTTTACATTGAAAGAGATGGACAAACGATCATCGCTAAATCGACTCGACTTAttaagaatatacatacatatgtaagcaCTAATAATTCTTTGCGAAGTTCGAGATGTTGTCGTTACGTGCGCTACAAACATCTGACCAATTTCAAACATCAAGTCTAAGGATATACAAATTGATCAGCTTTTAGTAGGTCccttatatatgtatactcgGTAAGTATTACCTTGTCTATTTGCATGTTTGGACAGAATTTCCTGTAAATTGAGACACACTGCTCCCCTTCACCCCGTCGCGACGCCACCACACCAGATTACTGGCTGCCGGCTTCCTGTCATTTGCATTTTTCGCTTGCTCTCTCCGTTTTTGGGGGTCGAATTGCATTCTCTGCAGCTCTGCTCATTTgttttattgttgttgttgctgtacGGCGAAAGTATTGGTGCGGTTAGGTGTGCTGGGTGTTGGGTGCAGagggtgtggtgtggtgtgagtGGGGCGAGAGGCCAGAGGAAGTTTGAGAGCGGTGTCGACGTAGGCGTAGGCGTAGGCGTCAGCGCCAACTGCGGCACATGCGTGCGCGTGTGCTTCATTTGTTTTACGTTAATTTCTGCAGTGTGTTCTGTGggtgcgtttgtgtgtgtgtgcctgggTGGGTGTGATGAGAATGGAGATGGAAATGGCATGGGTTGCCATATTGGCCGCTGGCCCCCGAGCTTCGTTCCGTCTGCCGTCCA contains:
- the LOC108153073 gene encoding glycine--tRNA ligase, which translates into the protein MSLQLLKALFYQRSARGLIYQLTKATWSEHIASRAHAKLFFCTTSSHAAASPTQPKTWGSKKQNRSVKLRAKAADFIMSNPEIEAQLAPLRERVQEQGNLVRSLKEAGAAELDVKKAVAELKARKKLLEDKELALTPSVVSFDRAKMEDLLKRRFFYDQSFAIYGGITGQYDFGPMGCALKSNILSLWRQYFALEEQMLEVDCSILTPEPVLKASGHVERFADLMVKDVKTGECFRLDHLIKQALEKLSKAKEATPALQAECEDIIIKLDGLNKQELADVLAKYSIKSPLTGNDLTEPIEFNLMFATQIGPTGLVKGFLRPETAQGIFVNFKRLLEFNQGKLPFAVAQIGNSFRNEISPRSGLIRVREFTMAEIEHFCDPTQKDHPKFGNVKDEKMTLYSACNQMDGKSATQLAIGEAVSAKLVANETLGYYMARIQQFLLAIGIKPECLRFRQHMSNEMAHYACDCWDAEILTSYGWVECVGCADRSAYDLGQHTAATGVRLVAEKRLPAPKTVEVSEIVPNKQALGKTFKKEAKTITEALAKLSLEEISRAEQELNANGQYKLILADGNTYELAKDTISVKHSSKTVHVEEFIPSVVEPSFGIGRIMYALLEHSFQCREGDDQRCYFTLPPLVAPLKCSILPLSNNAEFQPYTQKLSSSLTKAELSHKVDDSSGSIGRRYARTDEIAIPYGITVDFDTLKEPHTVTLRDRNTMKQVRVGLEQVVGVVKDLATARTSWEQVVAQYPVFEQQEATK
- the LOC108152423 gene encoding uncharacterized protein LOC108152423 isoform X2, with the protein product MISNRHFRRLRKSEREANLAKLALCSEGKVIGKLEEKELAETGIQIEEKELAYENTEIQPNKSPLNDELSQWFIEQRPKRACVSPKKENEEGKTCSDVLNELKKTTETLQLENAAIRDQLQKVLQILADQTDLIKQQVKEKGEMNPIREHFPIKSEEQLIELEEKIKLNRSIYITEMKSVLQPTGVLSSLSFIMSEEIVLAYNVDGVQGKKALRSHKEFFAALLECIPPGEENSEGILRKAMQRMKKKFFKKKYMEMD
- the LOC108152423 gene encoding uncharacterized protein LOC108152423 isoform X1, whose amino-acid sequence is MISNRHFRRLRKSEREANLAKLALCSEGKVIGKLEEKELAETGIQIEEKELAYENTEIQPNKSPLNDELSQWFIEQRPKRACVSPKKGMGFSMPSNENEEGKTCSDVLNELKKTTETLQLENAAIRDQLQKVLQILADQTDLIKQQVKEKGEMNPIREHFPIKSEEQLIELEEKIKLNRSIYITEMKSVLQPTGVLSSLSFIMSEEIVLAYNVDGVQGKKALRSHKEFFAALLECIPPGEENSEGILRKAMQRMKKKFFKKKYMEMD